One Ignavibacterium sp. DNA segment encodes these proteins:
- a CDS encoding D-glycerate dehydrogenase: protein MKVFITREIPEIGISFLKKKGFEVFVYKKDEPITYKQLLNSVNDCDGIISLLTDKIDKGIIDSMKKCKVIANYAVGFNNIDVDYAKSKGIIVTNTPDVLTDSTADLAITLVLTCARRILESEKFVREKKFTGWKPKLLLGVELRNKYFGILGAGRIGTETAKRAYSFGCKILYYSNSKNEYLEKQLSAKKLSLRQILLKSDIISLHLPLNAKTKNLLNQKMLNLLKPDAILVNTARGEIMDEEYLIKMLKQKSILAAGFDVYQNEPKLNKELFNLKNVVLLPHIGSATNEARDQMSLLAAKNIAAVLLGKSPLTPV, encoded by the coding sequence GTGAAAGTATTTATTACAAGAGAAATACCTGAAATAGGAATTTCATTTCTTAAGAAAAAAGGATTTGAAGTTTTTGTTTATAAAAAAGATGAACCAATTACATATAAGCAGCTACTAAATTCAGTTAATGATTGTGATGGAATAATTTCTTTATTAACTGATAAGATTGATAAAGGAATTATTGACTCAATGAAAAAATGTAAAGTGATTGCTAATTATGCTGTCGGCTTTAATAACATTGATGTTGATTATGCAAAAAGTAAAGGCATAATTGTTACTAACACTCCGGATGTACTTACAGATTCCACCGCTGATTTAGCTATTACTTTAGTTCTAACTTGCGCAAGAAGAATTCTTGAATCAGAAAAATTTGTAAGAGAGAAAAAATTTACCGGCTGGAAACCAAAACTTTTATTAGGGGTTGAGTTACGTAATAAATATTTCGGAATTTTAGGTGCCGGAAGAATTGGAACTGAAACTGCAAAGAGGGCATATTCTTTTGGCTGTAAAATCCTTTATTATTCAAATAGCAAAAACGAATATCTTGAAAAGCAACTAAGCGCAAAGAAATTATCTTTAAGACAAATCTTACTGAAATCTGATATAATTTCGCTCCACTTGCCTCTTAACGCAAAAACCAAAAATTTGTTAAACCAGAAAATGCTGAATTTATTAAAACCTGATGCTATTTTAGTAAATACTGCACGGGGAGAAATTATGGATGAAGAATATTTAATAAAGATGTTAAAGCAAAAATCAATCCTTGCAGCAGGATTTGATGTTTACCAGAATGAACCAAAATTAAACAAAGAATTATTTAATCTTAAAAATGTAGTATTACTTCCGCATATTGGCAGCGCCACAAACGAAGCAAGAGATCAGATGTCTTTACTTGCAGCTAAAAATATTGCCGCTGTTCTATTGGGAAAATCCCCATTAACACCTGTTTAA
- the ald gene encoding alanine dehydrogenase — protein MRFGIPKETLYEEKRVALSPAGVDALVRAGHTVFIQSGAGLGSHFSDEEYRTTGAHIVYSADEAFARSEVIVKVAPLSEAESEMLVENQILFSFLHLAIGKKNIIENLLKKKITAIGYELIEEDERLPVLHSMSEIAGQLAIQEAERYLESFVPGGRGILLGGITGVAPAAVVILGAGVVGVTAASAAVGRGAQVIVIDKNLNRLRNIDLNFRKKVTTVMANPYTISRGVKFADVLIGAVLIKGEKAPNLVTEEMVKQMKKGSVIVDVSIDQGGCIETSRITTQSDPVYLLHDVIHYCVPNMPATVARTASYGLNNAALGYIQNIAENGLSNALIGDQGLSKGVCTYNGYCCNEAIAHTFNVEYRRLHVFSSN, from the coding sequence ATGAGATTTGGAATTCCCAAAGAAACTCTTTATGAAGAAAAAAGAGTTGCATTATCTCCTGCAGGAGTAGATGCTTTAGTAAGAGCTGGACACACTGTCTTTATTCAAAGTGGAGCTGGATTAGGCAGCCACTTTAGCGATGAAGAATACCGCACAACCGGTGCTCATATTGTTTACAGTGCTGATGAAGCATTTGCCCGTTCCGAAGTTATTGTTAAAGTTGCCCCTCTGTCTGAAGCGGAATCAGAAATGTTAGTAGAAAATCAGATACTTTTTTCATTCCTTCATCTGGCAATTGGCAAGAAAAATATAATTGAGAATCTGTTAAAGAAAAAAATTACTGCTATTGGTTATGAACTGATTGAGGAAGATGAAAGATTACCCGTTCTTCATTCAATGAGTGAGATAGCTGGACAATTAGCTATTCAGGAAGCTGAAAGATATTTAGAGAGTTTTGTACCTGGAGGTCGGGGAATTTTATTAGGCGGTATTACAGGCGTTGCTCCTGCGGCAGTTGTAATCCTTGGTGCTGGTGTTGTTGGTGTAACTGCTGCAAGTGCTGCTGTTGGAAGAGGAGCTCAGGTTATTGTGATTGATAAGAATCTTAACAGATTAAGAAACATTGATTTGAACTTTAGAAAAAAAGTTACAACTGTTATGGCAAACCCCTACACAATTTCACGCGGAGTTAAGTTTGCTGATGTACTAATCGGAGCAGTTTTAATTAAAGGTGAAAAAGCCCCTAACCTGGTAACAGAAGAAATGGTTAAGCAAATGAAAAAGGGAAGTGTTATTGTAGATGTTTCAATTGATCAGGGCGGCTGTATTGAAACCAGCAGAATAACCACACAATCCGACCCTGTTTATTTACTGCACGATGTTATACATTATTGTGTTCCGAATATGCCTGCCACGGTAGCAAGAACAGCAAGTTACGGTTTAAATAATGCAGCACTTGGTTATATCCAAAATATTGCTGAAAATGGACTGTCTAATGCACTGATTGGAGATCAAGGTTTATCAAAAGGAGTTTGTACATATAATGGCTATTGTTGTAATGAAGCAATCGCACATACATTTAATGTTGAATATCGAAGATTACATGTGTTTTCAAGCAATTAG